The proteins below are encoded in one region of Casimicrobium huifangae:
- a CDS encoding AAA family ATPase, translating into MSAPLRATEYSSGDMVSEPAPKPPSQPNVTLKCIELCRFRRLVNARIEVDRTTTVLVGANNSGKTSALEAIRNFLLAGQHFGAFDLSLEHWPALNSLGVAWEALTEDPASAAADIAKWEGQLKTVLSCMPTLDLWFEAQMGAYGVVAPFITSLKWTGGAIGVRLRLEPASTVEDLQRLAWRYREARDPVKALDKKAHAWPVDLIDYWLRHPADLSGVSVYKLDPAQGPLTTPPATAPQALSAQSRPVERSKLSKLLHVDFVAAQRGLGAEESGAVPKAGSQRVGMFSNQLLKYARQHLNVATSGQGNQPELVSAIAKAQVELDVRIKTALTPSIEHVKKLGYPSLHDPQEIHFRTRIQTGDLLDHSTAVQYRLDDVQNDVYLPEYSIGLGYQNLQSLSYQLVAFRDARLKPPEGSPSAVHLVLVEEPEAHLHVQVQRVFPQRASELVRPSAAEHAHLGGQLIISTHASHLAHAVNFDQLRYVRRIRAAAGAMPSSDVINLATVFGNDVDTRMFAERYFRVQHTDLLFADAAIFVEGAAERMLVPLFVELEFKALDSRYLSFLELGGRHAQRLRPLVERLGIPTVVITDIDPMKTTTSADGKTKSTAASAIDDPKLLHCGNDTLLGWHPKLKELPLLAEPSDKEHTWDGGNGGRVRFAWQVPISKPGPWPSSFEDSLILTNLTWFKALGASQASKPAPGTPAPPQAVGSLGKAVATVLAHSDATQLCAALHAMLRKDGFSKAEFATTLFEQISLGEKVKCPDYIANALAWLEKELAPPAKPPAPSSPSVVAAAAAAVPAA; encoded by the coding sequence GTGAGCGCACCGCTGCGTGCCACTGAATATTCCTCCGGAGATATGGTGAGCGAACCTGCCCCAAAGCCCCCTTCACAGCCCAACGTCACCCTGAAGTGCATCGAGCTCTGCAGATTTCGCCGACTGGTAAATGCACGGATTGAGGTTGACCGCACAACTACCGTATTGGTTGGTGCCAACAATAGTGGGAAGACCTCAGCTCTCGAGGCGATACGAAACTTCCTGTTGGCAGGTCAGCACTTTGGGGCGTTCGACTTGAGCCTGGAGCACTGGCCCGCGCTCAATTCACTCGGCGTGGCTTGGGAGGCGTTGACCGAAGACCCCGCCTCGGCGGCTGCGGACATTGCGAAGTGGGAGGGACAACTCAAAACGGTCTTGTCGTGCATGCCTACGCTCGACTTGTGGTTTGAGGCTCAAATGGGTGCGTATGGCGTTGTTGCCCCCTTCATCACTTCGCTGAAGTGGACGGGAGGTGCGATCGGTGTCCGCCTCCGGCTTGAACCCGCGTCCACCGTCGAAGACCTGCAACGGTTAGCGTGGCGGTATCGTGAAGCGCGCGATCCGGTCAAGGCGCTCGACAAGAAGGCCCATGCGTGGCCGGTCGACCTCATCGACTATTGGCTACGGCATCCGGCTGACCTCAGCGGTGTCTCGGTCTACAAGCTCGATCCAGCCCAGGGGCCGCTCACTACGCCGCCTGCCACGGCGCCGCAGGCACTATCGGCGCAGTCGCGGCCGGTCGAACGGTCGAAGCTGTCCAAGCTCCTGCATGTGGATTTCGTTGCGGCGCAACGAGGACTTGGCGCGGAAGAGTCCGGCGCCGTCCCGAAGGCCGGCTCGCAGCGCGTCGGAATGTTCTCCAATCAACTGCTGAAGTACGCCAGGCAGCATCTGAACGTCGCCACCAGCGGTCAGGGAAATCAACCTGAGCTTGTGAGCGCCATCGCCAAGGCTCAAGTCGAGCTCGACGTGCGCATCAAAACCGCGTTGACACCGTCGATTGAGCACGTGAAGAAGCTCGGCTATCCGAGCCTTCATGATCCGCAAGAGATTCACTTCCGGACACGCATCCAGACGGGAGACTTGCTCGACCATAGCACCGCAGTGCAGTACCGACTCGATGACGTTCAGAACGACGTCTACCTGCCCGAGTATTCCATCGGCCTGGGCTACCAAAATCTCCAGTCACTCAGCTACCAGCTGGTCGCATTTCGTGATGCTCGTCTAAAGCCACCGGAGGGCAGTCCTTCCGCCGTGCATCTTGTGTTGGTCGAAGAGCCTGAGGCCCATCTACACGTCCAAGTTCAGCGCGTTTTTCCGCAACGTGCGAGCGAGCTAGTTCGTCCGTCTGCTGCAGAGCACGCGCATCTAGGCGGGCAACTCATCATCAGCACACATGCGAGTCATCTGGCCCATGCGGTGAACTTCGACCAACTGCGCTACGTGCGTCGAATCCGCGCTGCGGCGGGCGCCATGCCAAGCTCTGACGTCATCAACCTCGCGACCGTGTTTGGAAATGACGTCGACACGCGCATGTTCGCAGAGCGGTACTTCCGCGTGCAACATACCGACCTGCTGTTTGCGGATGCTGCGATCTTCGTAGAAGGTGCCGCTGAGCGGATGCTCGTGCCTTTGTTCGTCGAACTCGAGTTCAAGGCACTGGACTCGCGCTATCTCTCTTTCCTGGAGCTAGGTGGGCGTCACGCCCAGCGCCTGCGTCCTCTGGTCGAACGGCTCGGTATCCCGACGGTTGTCATCACCGACATCGACCCGATGAAGACGACGACGAGCGCCGATGGAAAGACCAAGTCCACAGCAGCCTCTGCGATCGATGACCCGAAGCTGCTCCACTGCGGGAACGATACGTTGCTAGGCTGGCATCCCAAGCTCAAGGAATTGCCCCTGCTAGCGGAACCGTCGGACAAGGAACACACCTGGGACGGTGGCAACGGTGGGCGCGTTCGGTTCGCCTGGCAAGTGCCGATCTCCAAGCCGGGCCCATGGCCGAGTTCCTTTGAGGACAGTTTGATTTTGACGAACCTGACGTGGTTCAAAGCGCTCGGTGCGTCGCAAGCCAGTAAACCCGCGCCCGGTACACCGGCGCCGCCACAGGCGGTCGGATCGTTGGGGAAGGCTGTCGCGACGGTCCTCGCGCACTCCGACGCGACGCAACTTTGCGCAGCGTTGCACGCCATGCTGCGAAAGGACGGCTTTAGCAAAGCGGAATTTGCCACTACGCTGTTTGAGCAGATCAGTTTGGGCGAAAAGGTAAAGTGCCCTGACTACATTGCGAATGCACTTGCGTGGCTTGAAAAGGAACTGGCGCCACCCGCGAAGCCGCCCGCGCCGTCGAGTCCGAGTGTGGTCGCGGCGGCGGCGGCAGCGGTACCTGCGGCATGA
- a CDS encoding UvrD-helicase domain-containing protein, with amino-acid sequence MTVVPDMDENERDAGVVDEIIDFVASTPPKSFFLFAGAGSGKTRTLVAALRVLTGVEPRAPAPGAARDENEPSVRFARKLRARAQTIRVITFTKNAALVVTGRLGLNDLTRVATIHSFCWELIAGFNDDIREALLALNAEALAKARAAADARTRGPTARDNETIAELQAKAASIEKTPEFTYSPDRKRHGDGALNHSQVLSVTSWALRNRPTLRQILRDQHPVILIDESQDTMKNVLDALLEVVAEDPSRLMLGLLGDHRQRIYMDGHADLASVVPSKWETPKLQMNHRSQRRIVDLINDIWDSELQGRTQSNQAVRQHPRKEKSGGTVRLFIGDAKATPDEKLQREHLCEAAMEAATGVAAWRAGDPGHHTLALEHRLVARRGDFLDAFDALSLLDPEAVRPDAGGEATGPAAVQILLREMIDLAMCVDEHGIAADFLVTEVMHRYGRLVEMPEDGETRSQLLNGYQRAIDEFAALCGKPGVTVREILAPILRFGVFEADKRLRDAYDVTAPPPEAPKPRQPELVENRIARGWHGLFLCPWVQLRRFKAYLAGESSLATHQVVKGSEFEHVMVVMDDEDAGGFLFAYDRLFGAPPGDSDISNAGANKETSIDRTLRLLYVTCSRAKESLALVLWARDADQALAYASNSKWFLPGEVLSMPE; translated from the coding sequence ATGACCGTCGTTCCCGACATGGATGAAAACGAACGCGACGCAGGTGTTGTCGACGAAATAATCGACTTCGTCGCCAGCACGCCGCCGAAGAGCTTCTTTCTCTTTGCCGGCGCCGGTTCCGGCAAGACGCGCACGTTGGTAGCAGCGCTTCGTGTACTCACCGGTGTTGAGCCTCGCGCCCCTGCGCCCGGAGCGGCTCGAGATGAAAACGAACCGAGCGTTCGGTTCGCGCGGAAGCTGCGGGCGCGAGCACAGACTATTCGAGTCATCACCTTTACCAAGAACGCCGCGTTGGTCGTCACCGGGAGACTCGGGCTCAATGACCTGACGCGGGTGGCCACCATTCACTCCTTTTGCTGGGAGTTAATCGCAGGTTTCAACGACGACATTCGCGAGGCGCTGCTCGCGTTGAATGCAGAGGCCCTGGCGAAAGCGCGCGCGGCCGCTGACGCTCGCACGCGGGGGCCGACAGCAAGAGACAACGAAACGATTGCCGAACTGCAGGCCAAAGCGGCATCGATCGAAAAGACGCCGGAGTTCACGTACAGCCCAGACCGCAAACGTCACGGCGACGGCGCGTTAAACCACTCTCAGGTGTTGAGCGTTACCTCTTGGGCTCTGCGAAACAGACCTACGCTGCGCCAGATTCTGCGAGACCAGCATCCCGTGATTCTGATTGATGAGTCACAGGACACCATGAAAAACGTACTGGATGCCTTGCTGGAGGTCGTGGCCGAGGATCCGTCGCGCTTGATGCTAGGGTTGCTCGGGGATCACAGACAGCGAATCTACATGGATGGCCATGCTGACCTCGCAAGCGTGGTGCCGTCAAAGTGGGAAACGCCGAAGCTGCAGATGAATCATCGGAGTCAGCGCCGCATCGTAGATTTGATCAACGATATCTGGGACTCGGAGCTGCAGGGGCGAACACAGTCGAACCAGGCGGTAAGGCAGCACCCTCGCAAGGAGAAGTCCGGCGGGACCGTTCGCCTCTTTATTGGCGACGCGAAGGCGACGCCGGACGAGAAGTTGCAACGGGAGCACCTCTGCGAGGCGGCGATGGAAGCGGCGACGGGCGTAGCGGCATGGCGGGCGGGTGATCCGGGGCACCACACACTTGCGCTTGAGCACCGGCTGGTGGCACGGCGGGGCGATTTTCTTGACGCCTTTGATGCGTTGTCGCTTCTGGATCCGGAAGCGGTTCGACCGGATGCGGGCGGCGAGGCAACGGGGCCTGCCGCTGTGCAAATCCTGCTGCGTGAAATGATCGACTTGGCCATGTGTGTGGACGAACATGGAATTGCTGCCGACTTCCTTGTCACCGAAGTGATGCACCGCTACGGTCGACTCGTCGAGATGCCCGAGGATGGGGAGACTCGATCGCAACTGCTGAACGGCTATCAACGCGCTATCGACGAATTTGCTGCGCTGTGCGGCAAGCCGGGAGTCACCGTTCGGGAGATCCTTGCCCCGATTCTCAGGTTTGGCGTGTTCGAAGCCGACAAGCGATTGCGAGACGCGTACGACGTCACCGCACCACCCCCCGAGGCGCCGAAGCCGCGGCAACCGGAGCTTGTGGAGAATCGAATAGCCCGGGGTTGGCACGGCCTGTTCTTGTGCCCATGGGTGCAGCTACGCCGTTTCAAGGCGTACCTCGCCGGCGAGTCGTCGCTCGCCACCCACCAGGTGGTCAAGGGCTCCGAATTTGAGCACGTGATGGTTGTGATGGACGATGAGGATGCTGGGGGCTTCCTGTTTGCGTACGACCGCCTGTTCGGGGCGCCGCCGGGCGACTCGGATATCAGCAACGCGGGCGCGAACAAGGAGACCTCGATCGATCGGACGCTGAGACTTCTCTACGTGACCTGCAGCCGTGCGAAAGAGAGCTTGGCTTTGGTCCTGTGGGCCCGCGACGCCGATCAGGCGCTTGCGTACGCGAGCAACAGCAAATGGTTTCTGCCCGGGGAAGTTCTGTCCATGCCTGAATAG
- a CDS encoding Tn3 family transposase translates to MSTYQRRFVGAELLPRHLSEFDVEQFFRLLPDDVLAIRDRFRADRRLGPALQLVFLRASGRPLDRFAAVPKHLLRHLFTELGLAAINIASLRTLYVRRETLYDHQKWAREHAQLDVADDAATAEIKSALDEFARDAASVDELVGYAMNWLYDRRLLIPADRVMRDWCRQSYASIEHAALKIVKAAIPKGQLAFLSQTMYEERGETTVLEWLKSPIGRHGPTTLTDATEKIVYLKSLHAHEWKLDGITVARQRAYAQSLSARPPSASKRRKDDAQALEVVSFLRVTLLELTDSTLYVASRRISDLVRRATNKTQAIRLKTGSQYREQLVSIKSIISGEDLTAQQKLVAIDALVSADIEAAEASQAAMTRQVLVEEPVGVRALLKSMADLEIRGHDQDRELKQLQELRQLHDCKMHELPTDFDNSIVDRRWLPLIECNDRARAMRAFEACTMLSVRKGLRSGRLWIDHSFSFKDREQMLIPEAEWARTRIHYASLLKVPLSAEEYLKPLLANIEAGLASVAEARELGKLDIDDNGDLHLPALEALPDEPGARRTRDAISTAIGAVQLPDLLLQADADVNFSETLLGRKASSVDELIALYGGMIAHGTENDAKGVAAMIPQLQPSQITAAMRTLEAPGRLRRANERVVEFQRQIPIAALWGQGDKASADMMALDASRHLYNARVDPRRRTFGAGIYTHVLDRYGVIYDQPIVLNERQGGAAVEGVERHNQSGEDRVRLSLLEGRPGIVRNPQKKRLADCSKTKSHLADAKAGFHRPVLFN, encoded by the coding sequence ATGTCCACCTACCAGCGACGTTTCGTCGGCGCCGAGCTGCTTCCGCGTCACCTGTCCGAGTTCGACGTCGAGCAGTTCTTTCGGCTGCTGCCGGACGACGTTTTGGCCATCCGCGATCGTTTTCGTGCGGATCGGCGCCTGGGGCCAGCACTGCAACTTGTCTTCCTGCGTGCAAGCGGCCGGCCGCTTGATCGGTTCGCTGCGGTGCCAAAACACCTGTTGCGTCACCTCTTTACCGAGCTCGGTCTCGCTGCGATCAACATCGCATCGCTTCGTACGCTCTACGTGCGGCGCGAAACCCTTTACGACCACCAGAAGTGGGCTCGCGAGCATGCTCAGCTCGACGTTGCGGACGACGCCGCGACTGCTGAGATCAAAAGCGCGTTGGACGAGTTTGCCCGAGATGCGGCGTCCGTCGACGAATTGGTCGGCTACGCGATGAACTGGCTCTACGACCGGCGTTTGCTGATACCCGCAGATCGTGTGATGCGCGATTGGTGCCGTCAGTCGTACGCAAGCATTGAGCACGCGGCGTTGAAAATTGTGAAGGCCGCGATTCCAAAAGGACAACTCGCTTTCCTGAGCCAGACGATGTACGAGGAGCGCGGCGAAACCACCGTGCTTGAATGGCTCAAGTCGCCCATCGGCCGGCATGGGCCGACCACCCTGACCGACGCGACCGAAAAAATTGTCTACTTGAAGTCGCTGCATGCGCACGAGTGGAAGCTCGACGGCATCACCGTGGCCCGGCAACGCGCTTACGCCCAGTCACTGAGCGCGCGGCCGCCCTCGGCGTCCAAACGGCGCAAGGACGACGCGCAAGCACTGGAGGTCGTGAGCTTCCTGAGAGTTACGCTGCTTGAATTGACGGACAGCACGCTTTACGTCGCCTCGAGGCGAATCAGCGATCTGGTGCGTCGCGCAACGAACAAGACGCAGGCGATCCGCCTGAAGACCGGCAGTCAGTACCGCGAGCAGTTGGTCAGTATCAAGTCGATCATCAGCGGCGAGGATCTGACAGCGCAGCAAAAGCTGGTGGCGATTGACGCGCTGGTGTCCGCTGACATTGAGGCGGCTGAAGCGAGCCAGGCCGCGATGACCCGGCAAGTCCTCGTGGAGGAGCCGGTCGGCGTGCGCGCGCTGCTGAAGTCGATGGCAGATCTTGAGATTCGTGGGCACGATCAGGACCGCGAACTGAAGCAGTTGCAGGAGTTACGGCAGCTGCACGACTGCAAGATGCATGAGTTGCCGACAGACTTTGACAATTCGATCGTGGATCGACGGTGGTTACCCCTTATCGAGTGCAACGATCGCGCGCGCGCAATGCGCGCATTCGAGGCTTGCACCATGCTGTCGGTGCGCAAGGGACTCCGCTCAGGCCGGCTGTGGATCGACCATAGTTTCAGTTTCAAGGATCGCGAGCAGATGTTGATCCCGGAGGCGGAGTGGGCTCGCACGCGGATCCACTATGCCAGTCTGCTCAAGGTTCCATTGAGCGCCGAGGAATATTTGAAGCCGCTGCTCGCCAACATCGAAGCGGGTCTGGCGAGCGTGGCCGAAGCCCGGGAACTCGGGAAGCTCGATATTGATGACAACGGCGACCTGCATCTTCCAGCGCTGGAGGCGTTGCCGGACGAACCGGGCGCACGGCGCACGCGCGACGCAATCTCAACGGCGATCGGCGCGGTTCAATTGCCCGATCTGCTCCTTCAGGCTGACGCGGACGTCAACTTCAGCGAAACGCTGCTCGGTAGAAAGGCAAGCAGCGTCGACGAACTCATCGCGCTCTATGGCGGCATGATTGCACACGGCACCGAGAACGACGCCAAGGGGGTCGCGGCCATGATCCCGCAGCTGCAGCCCAGTCAGATCACGGCCGCCATGCGCACGCTCGAAGCGCCCGGTCGACTCCGCCGCGCAAATGAGCGCGTGGTGGAATTCCAGCGGCAGATTCCGATCGCAGCGCTCTGGGGTCAGGGGGACAAAGCCTCAGCCGACATGATGGCGCTTGACGCCTCTCGCCACCTGTACAACGCGCGCGTCGATCCCCGGCGCCGCACGTTCGGCGCCGGCATCTACACGCACGTACTGGATCGCTACGGCGTGATCTACGATCAAC